A window of Amyelois transitella isolate CPQ chromosome 30, ilAmyTran1.1, whole genome shotgun sequence contains these coding sequences:
- the LOC106138897 gene encoding multidrug resistance protein homolog 49 gives MKGQSKRFVDHLGKAYAMGVGKKDDDIGFLDLWRYATVGERAATLLGVLLSWCSSFGLICAVVIYGEITSLFVQRHKAAPTTPHAHILKLFGGGGLLPAGNRSSHMDALVDDSVAFGAASVVIMLVQFATSAAAVALANWAAGRMITRLRWRLLRSVISQEIAFFDTNTTMNFASTLTEDTDKLRAGVGEHVAMTAYLAGSVVLGGALSLSYGWQLTLAGMSVVPVAILVAGTVSKYQTRCSSDEVVAYGAAGRVVEEALSAIRTVRAYAGEELEVQRYSEALRGAALAARRRGAWAALGAGLGWLLTYALNAIVFAYGAALCVRDMELPPEQQQYHPGIMLTILFCTFMAAQNIAMCHPHLEIFSAARGAARSLFQLLERRSGIDALTDEGIKPESFRGDIEFENVYFNYPSRPDVKVLRGLSLRVAAGETVALVGGSGCGKSTALQLLQRLYEPRSGRISVDGHPLDQLHLHHFRHSIGVVGQEPVLFSGTIRDNITLGVGDVPEEQLILAAKTAHAHDFITKLVNGYDTVLGERGASLSGGQKQRVALARALLRRPALLLLDEPTSALDPTAERQVQAALDAASAGRTTLVVSHRLSTIVNASRIVYVEQGSVLEQGTHAELLAKGGAYYRLVQDDINSKGPLPPLSAATEQPEDVPPPPPPAASPPRVRRNNSTASAHSLHRESLIRSSCRLGSVTSRVAAPAAEILDPEEDDSSEAAAPAPAASTWSLLQLNAAEWPQLAGGGLASLLVGATMPVFALLLSKLYGMFSGSDGQLILAQSRLYAGLFAAVAALCGLVMFLQTWLFNRAGAALTDRLRVRTFHNYLRQEQGWFDASENSVGALCARLASDCAAVQGATGTRLGTVLQGVSTMVIGVSLALAYSWKMTLVSLLSVPCVIGGIYLEGYVTKRTEVRERRALEHAARIATEAVLNIRTVHSLGVEHTILSRYKAALCDAQARARAAGRLRGPVYGLCLCAPTLGYAVSLAYGGYLIAREGLQYEYAILVAESLIYGAWMLAEALSFAPNFSAARRAGARILLALRRQPTIVSETEDDDPNWSAAGELSLEAVSFRYPRRAAPVLRALRLRVRAGRSLALVGASGCGKSTVMHLLLRSYDPDSGVVKLDGRDTKRSLSLARLRAQLGLVQQEPALFSRSIRDNIAYGDNARAVPMAEIIAAAQKANVHSFIAGLPAGYETRLGGGGASLSGGQKQRVALARALLRDPRVLLLDEPTSALDAASEKVVQQALEAAAAGRTTVIIAHRLATVRHADTIAVIDKGVVAESGSHDELVRKRGLYWELLQQQGPVDAAA, from the exons TGGCGCTACGCGACGGTGGGCGAGCGCGCGGCGACGCTGCTCGGCGTGCTGCTGTCCTGGTGCTCCTCCTTCGGCCTGATCTGCGCGGTCGTCATCTACGGCGAGATCACGTCGCTCTTCGTGCAGAGACACAAGGCCGCGCCCACGACGCCGCACGCGCATATATTGAAGCTGTTTGGGGGAGGGGGACTGCT TCCAGCAGGCAATCGTTCGAGCCACATGGACGCGCTGGTGGACGACTCCGTCGCGTTCGGCGCGGCCAGCGTCGTCATCATGCTCGTGCAGTTCGCCACGTCCGCGGCGGCCGTCGCGCTGGCCAACTGGGCTGCGGGGAGAATG ATAACCCGTCTCCGGTGGCGGCTGCTGCGCTCCGTCATCAGCCAAGAGATCGCGTTTTTCGACACCAACACCACCATGAACTTCGCCTCCACACTCACAGA GGACACAGACAAGCTGCGGGCGGGCGTGGGCGAGCACGTGGCGATGACGGCGTACCTCGCGGGCTCCGTGGTGCTCGGCGGCGCGCTCTCGCTGTCGTACGGCTGGCAGCTCACGCTCGCCGGCATGTCGGTGGTGCCCGTCGCTATTTTGGTGGCTGGGACTGTTTCCAAG TACCAGACGCGCTGTTCCTCTGACGAGGTGGTGGCGTACGGCGCGGCGGGCCGCGTCGTGGAGGAGGCGCTGTCCGCCATCAGGACCGTGCGCGCGTACGCCGGCGAGGAGCTGGAGGTCCAACG GTACTCGGAAGCGCTGCGCGGCGCCGCTTTGGCCGCGCGGCGGCGGGGCGCGTGGGCGGCGCTGGGCGCGGGGCTGGGCTGGCTGCTCACGTACGCGCTCAACGCGATCGTGTTCGCGTACGGCGCCGCGCTCTGCGTGCGCGACATGGAGCTGCCGCCCGAGCAGCAGCAGTACCACCCGGGGATCATGCTGACG ATCCTGTTCTGCACATTCATGGCGGCGCAGAACATCGCCATGTGCCACCCGCACCTGGAGATCTTCTCGGCAGCGCGCGGCGCCGCCCGCTCGCTGTTCCAGCTGCTGGAGCGGCGCTCCGGCATCGACGCGCTGACGGACGAGGGCATCAAGCCGGAGAGCTTCCGAGGGGACATTGAGTTTGAGAACGTGTACTTTAATTACCCGTCCAGGCCTGATGTTAAG GTGCTGCGCGGGCTGTCGCTGCGCGTGGCCGCGGGCGAGACCGTGGCGCTGGTGGGCGGCTCCGGCTGCGGGAAGTCCACCGCGCTGCAGCTGCTGCAGCGGCTGTACGAGCCGCGCAGCGGGCGCATCTCCGTCGACGGCCACCCGCTCGACCAGCTGCATTTACACCATTTTAGACACAGCATTG GCGTGGTCGGTCAAGAACCAGTACTTTTCAGCGGCACGATCAGAGACAACATCACCCTGGGCGTGGGCGACGTGCCCGAGGAGCAGCTGATCCTGGCTGCTAAGACTGCGCACGCGCATGACTTCATCACGAAGCTGGTTAAT GGCTACGACACGGTGCTGGGCGAGCGCGGCGCGTCCCTGTCGGGCGGGCAGAAGCAGCGCGTGGCGCTGGCGCGCGCGCTGCTGCGGCGGCCCGCGCTGCTGCTGCTGGACGAGCCCACCTCCGCGCTCGACCCCACGGCCGAGAGACAG GTGCAAGCCGCGCTGGACGCAGCCAGCGCGGGGCGGACCACGCTCGTCGTCTCCCACAG GCTATCGACAATAGTGAACGCGTCCCGCATCGTGTACGTGGAGCAAGGCAGCGTGCTGGAGCAGGGCACGCACGCGGAGCTGCTGGCGAAGGGAGGGGCCTACTACAGGCTGGTCCAGGATGACATCAACAGCAA GGGTCCCTTACCACCGCTGTCAGCCGCCACTGAGCAGCCGGAGGACGTGCCGCCGCCCCCCCCGCCCGCCGCCTCGCCGCCGCGCGTGCGCCGCAACAACAGCACCGCCAGCGCGCACTCGCTACATAGAG AATCTCTGATCCGGAGCAGCTGCCGGCTCGGGTCCGTGACATCGCGCGTCGCCGCACCCGCCGCTGAAATCCTAGATcct GAAGAAGACGACTCCTCGGAAGCGGCGGCGCCGGCCCCGGCCGCGTCCACGTGGTCGCTGCTGCAGCTGAACGCGGCGGAGTGGCCGCAGCTGGCGGGCGGCGGCCTCGCCTCGCTGCTCGTCGGCGCCACCATGCCCGTGTTCGCCTTGCTGCTCTCCAAGCTGTACGGG ATGTTCTCCGGGTCGGACGGGCAGCTGATCCTGGCGCAGTCGCGGCTGTACGCGGGGCTGTTCGCGGCGGTGGCGGCGCTCTGCGGCCTGGTCATGTTCCTGCAGACCTGGCTGTTCAACAGAGCCGGGGCGGCGCTCACTGACCGCCTCAGGGTCAGGACTTTCCACAACTACTTGCGACAG GAGCAAGGCTGGTTTGACGCCTCGGAGAATTCAGTGGGAGCGCTGTGTGCGCGCCTCGCCTCCGACTGCGCCGCCGTGCAGGGAGCTACCG GCACTCGTCTAGGCACGGTTCTACAGGGAGTGAGCACGATGGTGATCGGCGTGTCGCTGGCGCTGGCCTACAGCTGGAAGATGACTTTAGTCAGCCTGCTCAGCGTGCCGTGT GTGATCGGCGGCATCTACCTGGAGGGCTACGTGACGAAGCGCACGGAGGTGCGCGAGCGCCGCGCGCTCGAGCACGCCGCGCGCATCGCCACCGAGGCCGTGCTCAACATCAGGACTGTGCATAGCTTAG GCGTGGAACACACAATCCTCTCCCGCTACAAGGCGGCTCTGTGTGACGCGCAGGCGCGGGCGCGCGCGGCGGGGCGCCTGCGCGGGCCCGTGTACGGGCTGTGCCTGTGCGCGCCCACGCTGGGCTACGCCGTGTCGCTCGCGTACGGCGGCTACCTCATCGCCAGGGAGGGGCTGCAGTACGAGTACGCTATCCT TGTAGCGGAATCCCTGATCTACGGCGCGTGGATGTTAGCAGAAGCTCTCTCATTCGCACCCAACTTCTCAGCGGCGAGACGCGCCGGCGCAAGGATCCTGCTCGCCTTGAGAAGACAGCCCACCATCGTCTCCGAGACCGAGGATGATGACCCTAACTGG TCGGCGGCGGGCGAGCTGAGCCTGGAGGCGGTGAGCTTCCGCTacccgcgccgcgccgcgcccgtGCTGCGCGCGCTGCGGCTGCGCGTGCGCGCGGGCCGCTCGCTGGCGCTGGTGGGCGCCAGCGGCTGCGGGAAGTCCACCGTCATGCATCTGCTGCTGAGGAGCTACGACCCGGACTCCGGGGTTGTG AAACTGGACGGGCGCGACACCAAGCGCTCCCTCTCGCTCGCACGCCTGCGCGCGCAGCTCGGGCTGGTGCAGCAGGAGCCCGCGCTGTTCTCGCGCTCCATCCGCGACAACATCGCGTACGGAGACAACGCCCGCGCGGTGCCCATGGCCGAGATCATAGCGGCGGCGCAGAAGGCCAATGTGCATAGCTTCATCGCGGGGCTGCCGGCG GGCTACGAGACCCGGctgggcggcggcggcgcgtcCCTCTCCGGCGGGCAGAAGCAGCGCGTGGCCCTCGCGCGCGCGCTGCTGCGCGACCCGCGCGTGCTGCTGCTGGACGAGCCCACGTCCGCGCTCGACGCCGCCAGCGAGAAG GTGGTGCAGCAGGCGCTggaggcggcggcggcggggcgCACCACCGTCATCATCGCGCACCGGCTCGCCACCGTCCGGCacgcggacaccatcgccgtcATCGACAAAG GTGTCGTAGCCGAAAGCGGGTCACACGACGAATTAGTGCGAAAGAGAGGACTTTACTGGGAATTATTACAACAGCAAGGCCCAGTGGACGCGGCGGCGTAA